The Streptomyces sp. NBC_00691 genome has a segment encoding these proteins:
- a CDS encoding NUDIX domain-containing protein codes for MLDVEKEIGEIWTLYGRHQLGRSFDLPELGAWAWDMSQAGPGISVLGEVSGLRVLDLGSGVGRHAAHLAALGADVTAVDASPTQHQRALARYPDAPGLHLVCADAVDHLRQAAPYDLIYSVSGVPFLDPHRLLPALATGLKPGGRLLFTALHTNSAGAGPSDSVTARPEVLRLPGTDIEHQMHMWVLEPQLWEDLLVDHGLVVETVTTIDSPHAGQPLSYRLYTARRPERVPSRPRSNNPPSPHAAAGVGVIVHGPSGLLLGKHRLGTWELPGGTVEPGETFAEAAVRELAEEAGLVAEPTDARVLGTLLDRVGDIVRMTVPVLLSRWSGAPQQCEDTIGSWRFWPQDALPQPLFVPSSQCLAAWNPTLPLDHPPAQFQRYDMTEHA; via the coding sequence GTGCTGGACGTCGAGAAGGAAATCGGCGAGATCTGGACCCTCTACGGCCGTCATCAGCTCGGCCGCTCGTTCGACCTGCCGGAGCTGGGCGCATGGGCCTGGGATATGTCGCAGGCCGGGCCCGGAATCAGCGTGCTCGGCGAGGTCTCCGGCCTGCGCGTTCTGGACCTGGGATCCGGAGTTGGCCGACACGCAGCTCACCTGGCCGCCCTCGGCGCCGACGTCACCGCCGTCGACGCCTCCCCCACCCAGCACCAGCGCGCCCTCGCCCGCTACCCCGACGCCCCCGGCCTGCACCTGGTGTGCGCCGACGCGGTCGACCACCTGCGGCAAGCCGCCCCGTACGACCTCATCTACTCCGTCAGCGGCGTCCCCTTCCTGGATCCGCACCGCCTTCTGCCCGCCTTGGCAACCGGCCTCAAGCCAGGCGGAAGACTGCTGTTCACCGCCCTGCACACCAACTCGGCCGGAGCCGGGCCGTCCGACTCCGTCACCGCACGTCCCGAGGTCCTGCGGCTGCCCGGCACGGACATCGAGCACCAGATGCACATGTGGGTCCTCGAACCCCAGCTGTGGGAGGACCTTCTCGTCGACCACGGCCTCGTCGTGGAGACGGTCACGACGATCGACTCCCCACACGCCGGCCAGCCGCTGTCGTACCGGCTCTACACGGCCCGCCGCCCGGAACGGGTGCCGAGCCGTCCCCGCTCGAACAACCCGCCCTCGCCGCACGCCGCCGCAGGGGTGGGAGTGATCGTGCATGGCCCGAGCGGTCTACTACTGGGGAAACACCGCCTTGGCACCTGGGAGCTCCCCGGCGGCACCGTGGAGCCGGGAGAGACCTTCGCCGAGGCCGCGGTACGGGAACTCGCCGAGGAAGCCGGTCTCGTCGCAGAGCCCACCGACGCACGAGTGCTGGGCACGCTCCTCGACCGCGTCGGCGATATCGTCCGCATGACGGTGCCGGTCCTCCTCTCTCGCTGGTCGGGAGCCCCGCAGCAGTGTGAGGACACCATCGGATCGTGGCGCTTCTGGCCCCAAGACGCTCTGCCTCAGCCTCTGTTCGTTCCGTCTTCCCAGTGTCTGGCGGCGTGGAATCCGACCCTCCCACTCGACCATCCGCCCGCTCAGTTCCAGCGCTACGACATGACTGAGCACGCGTAG
- a CDS encoding class I SAM-dependent methyltransferase yields the protein MTATASTATPAYWEPLWHSRRRYRPLCLAEKQLMAEYLGPGEGRPALDIGSGDGGLARHLHHELGYRTTGIDCSPSAITLASAQDTGSEPTWQCLDIATGDLTTLPDAAYALITCRLVYRWMDDKPGFLSRVRRLLAPGGTFWVVTEIAGRRTITSPAVLGLGISPADAELLTAGWSVARTADLDVLRCYALRP from the coding sequence GTGACCGCCACCGCATCCACCGCGACCCCGGCCTACTGGGAGCCGCTCTGGCACAGCCGCCGCCGCTACCGGCCGCTGTGCCTGGCCGAGAAACAGCTGATGGCCGAGTACCTCGGCCCCGGCGAGGGCCGCCCCGCCCTCGACATCGGCAGCGGCGACGGCGGCCTCGCCCGCCACCTCCACCACGAGCTCGGCTACCGCACGACCGGCATCGACTGCTCCCCCAGCGCCATCACCCTCGCCTCCGCCCAGGACACCGGGTCCGAACCGACGTGGCAGTGCCTGGACATCGCCACCGGCGACCTCACGACGCTCCCGGACGCGGCCTACGCCCTCATCACCTGCCGTCTGGTCTACCGGTGGATGGACGACAAGCCCGGCTTCCTCAGCCGTGTCCGGCGCCTCCTCGCGCCCGGCGGCACCTTCTGGGTCGTCACCGAGATCGCCGGCCGCCGCACGATCACCAGCCCGGCTGTCCTCGGCCTCGGGATCTCGCCCGCGGACGCCGAACTGCTCACGGCCGGCTGGTCCGTCGCGCGGACCGCCGACCTTGACGTCCTGCGCTGCTACGCCCTGCGCCCCTGA
- a CDS encoding MFS transporter, translating to MTVAAGPRKTTAWALPAYRYLLGSEAVTLAGSGVSAVALPALAVLELRATAGQVATLAFLGQLPSTLALWAGALSDRHAKRFQLLVSDVVAAAVLTTIPAAALAGVLTIGQLYGVTLAVGAAKVVRDAAAISLLPAIVAPHLLHDANSRLGAASSVADSTGSNVGAALVGTVGAARSLLVDAGSFLASAWLVWRIRAPEPHVSPVGAEKSRGLIRDIAAGVRYVIGQPTIRTVIAALAVLSFGLALMNTFWAYYLLTALGVSPTAFGVIMGTGGMGSLAGALLTSRMTDRFGVGPVIIIGFAVSPLAQVPLLLAGPGRGWQIVLAATLAAQLFWATAAGVSQRTLRQILCAPAFQGRMQAVSTTVTAGSRPLAAASAGALALVLHVPAVLAIGTLLQIVPVLLLLASPVLALRTMPTPPTPAAVPPAREGTS from the coding sequence GTGACGGTCGCCGCCGGGCCCCGTAAGACGACCGCCTGGGCGCTGCCGGCCTACCGGTACCTGCTCGGCAGCGAGGCCGTGACCCTGGCCGGGTCGGGGGTGAGCGCCGTCGCTCTGCCCGCGCTCGCGGTCCTGGAACTGCGCGCCACCGCCGGGCAGGTGGCGACGCTGGCGTTCCTCGGCCAGCTTCCCAGCACGCTCGCTCTCTGGGCCGGGGCCTTGTCGGACCGGCACGCCAAGCGTTTCCAGCTCCTCGTCTCGGACGTGGTGGCCGCCGCGGTGCTCACCACGATCCCGGCCGCCGCTCTGGCCGGGGTGCTCACCATCGGCCAGCTGTACGGGGTGACGCTCGCGGTGGGCGCGGCCAAGGTGGTCCGCGACGCCGCGGCCATCAGTCTCCTGCCGGCCATCGTCGCCCCGCACCTGCTGCACGACGCCAACTCCCGCCTGGGCGCGGCTTCCTCGGTGGCCGACAGCACGGGCAGCAACGTCGGTGCGGCGCTCGTGGGCACCGTCGGCGCCGCGCGGTCACTCCTCGTCGACGCCGGCTCCTTCCTCGCCTCCGCGTGGCTGGTCTGGCGCATCCGCGCGCCCGAGCCTCACGTGTCCCCCGTCGGGGCCGAGAAGTCGCGCGGCCTCATCCGGGACATCGCCGCCGGCGTGCGCTACGTGATCGGGCAACCGACGATCCGCACGGTGATCGCGGCCCTGGCCGTGCTGTCCTTCGGCCTCGCGCTGATGAACACCTTCTGGGCGTACTACCTGCTCACCGCGCTCGGTGTCTCCCCGACCGCGTTCGGGGTGATCATGGGCACCGGAGGCATGGGCAGTCTGGCCGGTGCGCTGCTCACCTCACGGATGACGGACCGGTTCGGCGTGGGCCCGGTGATCATCATCGGGTTCGCGGTCAGCCCCCTCGCCCAGGTGCCGCTCCTTCTGGCAGGGCCCGGCCGCGGCTGGCAGATCGTCCTGGCCGCGACACTCGCCGCCCAGTTGTTCTGGGCGACGGCCGCGGGAGTCAGCCAGCGCACCCTGCGGCAGATCCTGTGCGCCCCGGCCTTTCAGGGCCGGATGCAGGCGGTCAGCACCACCGTGACCGCCGGAAGCCGCCCCCTGGCCGCCGCGAGCGCCGGCGCACTCGCACTCGTCCTGCACGTGCCGGCCGTCCTCGCCATCGGCACTCTCCTCCAGATCGTGCCGGTTCTCCTGCTGCTGGCCTCCCCCGTACTCGCTCTCCGAACCATGCCCACCCCGCCCACCCCCGCGGCCGTACCGCCCGCCCGAGAGGGAACCTCGTGA
- a CDS encoding NUDIX domain-containing protein: protein MSNVHRNITHVMVLLRHPADGRVLTVRHQPRSWHSPGLLTVVGGRLEADEFFDEGAARELAEETGILITPGRLEFCQLVHLHAADGERVTGVVFLAREWEGEPYNREPDTHSELVWVDPARPPDDCHPFTREILRFFAAGRRYANVVAPELAVGGEPR from the coding sequence GTGAGCAACGTCCATCGCAACATCACGCACGTCATGGTCCTGCTGCGCCATCCAGCCGACGGCCGGGTTCTCACCGTCCGGCACCAGCCGCGGTCGTGGCACTCCCCCGGGCTGCTCACCGTCGTCGGCGGTCGGCTCGAAGCCGACGAGTTCTTCGACGAGGGCGCCGCACGCGAGCTCGCTGAGGAGACCGGCATCCTCATCACCCCGGGCCGTCTCGAGTTCTGCCAGCTGGTCCACCTTCACGCCGCGGACGGGGAACGGGTGACCGGCGTCGTCTTCCTGGCCAGGGAGTGGGAGGGCGAGCCGTACAACAGGGAGCCGGACACCCACAGCGAGCTCGTCTGGGTCGATCCCGCCCGCCCGCCCGACGACTGCCACCCTTTCACCCGCGAGATCCTCCGCTTCTTCGCCGCCGGGCGCCGGTACGCCAACGTGGTCGCCCCCGAGCTGGCCGTGGGGGGTGAACCCCGGTGA
- a CDS encoding phosphotransferase enzyme family protein, translating into MRQTKSLPIAVQRWAEQFTGPVVTVRDASHDWHRSRVWELTGESGARWYVKVSPSGKFFARETRAYRGVVPALGHSRAPRLLASRADDLALLLTVAPGGPAPGLGLTAAEWRAVHAQAGMLCARLHDAGALGPCDRAEAEASLVAAADGAEKYLGRAGDGLTADEQQLVRDYAAQLRRVGPVPLGYIHGDNQPRNWLWSEAGIALVDFERTRPAARVQDLVILAVTEWLDHPDREKAFLQAYGRDLTGAERHVLRCLTALDAVNCLAWGPDNGHPEVTVRGRRTLERLMKEDRP; encoded by the coding sequence GTGAGGCAGACGAAATCCCTGCCCATCGCCGTGCAGCGCTGGGCGGAGCAGTTCACCGGGCCGGTCGTGACCGTGCGCGACGCCTCGCACGACTGGCACCGCTCCCGCGTGTGGGAGCTCACCGGCGAGAGCGGGGCCCGCTGGTACGTGAAGGTCTCGCCCTCGGGGAAATTCTTCGCCCGTGAGACCCGGGCCTATCGAGGAGTCGTTCCCGCGCTCGGGCACAGCCGGGCGCCCCGTCTCCTCGCCAGCCGCGCGGACGACTTGGCGTTGCTGCTCACCGTGGCGCCCGGTGGCCCGGCACCTGGGCTGGGACTGACCGCCGCCGAGTGGCGGGCAGTGCACGCGCAGGCCGGCATGCTGTGCGCCCGGCTCCACGACGCCGGTGCGCTCGGCCCCTGCGACCGCGCGGAAGCCGAAGCGTCGCTGGTGGCCGCAGCCGATGGCGCGGAGAAGTACCTGGGCCGCGCTGGGGACGGGCTCACCGCGGACGAGCAGCAGCTGGTCCGCGACTACGCGGCTCAGCTCCGCCGCGTCGGGCCGGTGCCGCTCGGCTACATCCACGGCGACAATCAGCCGAGGAACTGGCTGTGGTCCGAGGCGGGGATCGCGCTCGTCGACTTCGAGCGCACCCGCCCGGCCGCCCGCGTGCAGGACCTCGTCATCCTCGCCGTCACCGAGTGGCTCGACCACCCAGACCGCGAGAAAGCGTTCCTCCAGGCGTACGGGCGCGACCTCACCGGCGCCGAACGGCACGTACTGCGCTGCCTGACCGCGCTGGACGCGGTCAACTGCCTGGCCTGGGGCCCGGATAACGGCCATCCCGAGGTCACCGTCAGAGGCCGGCGGACCCTGGAGCGGCTCATGAAGGAGGACCGGCCGTGA
- a CDS encoding ATP-binding cassette domain-containing protein: MCAQIPAVLGRIARLSWRIDRGAVQLLLGCQLVTGVSAAVLLTATARAMEPVLGAGSAGDRLRGALPALLVVTVAAAVARTARAVASYAGRRITPRLTTEMDSALVEAVCRVEAAAYAEDGFSDRREAAEMGVMRTHVMVADAQQFVSAVIRMVTAGGVLSVLNPLMLPLLLLAVLPAGVGAVLSARVDYEIHYGNIANRNVRGMMRWWATESKYSDEVRANSMVDYLVYWYRALSDRCDRRTLAAAPRTLRIALLSALAGGICLAATWGALAWLAVSGRIDLAVAATAVIAVQTMLAALTQVVTGGAAVFHTSLYLGDMQSFLDEAADRAPQRGPCRLAAPVDEIRLEEVVYQYPGKDKPAVDGVSLTLRRGQILAIVGANGSGKSTLTRLLTGIYLADKGTVSWNGTDLADADPASVWRLTGLVPQIFGQWPLRLRENVTLGQPRTHDDAPVWEAIDAVGLRDAVEDLPAGLDTLLARDLWGGTELSGGQWQRIACSRALYRRPELLILDEPTSQMDPRGEHQIFEQIKAIAADRITIVVTHRLENTKIADHIIVMEHGRITEQGRYDDLTHGGGTFAELLELSQDR, encoded by the coding sequence ATGTGCGCGCAGATCCCCGCCGTCCTGGGCCGGATCGCGCGGCTGTCCTGGCGGATCGACCGGGGGGCCGTGCAGCTGCTTCTCGGCTGCCAGCTGGTCACTGGCGTCTCGGCCGCCGTGCTGCTGACGGCCACCGCCCGCGCCATGGAACCCGTGCTCGGAGCCGGGTCCGCCGGAGACCGCCTGCGGGGCGCCCTGCCGGCGCTGCTCGTGGTGACGGTCGCCGCCGCCGTGGCTCGGACAGCGAGAGCGGTGGCCTCGTACGCGGGGCGGCGGATCACGCCGCGGTTGACGACGGAGATGGATTCGGCGCTGGTCGAGGCGGTGTGCCGAGTGGAGGCGGCTGCGTACGCGGAGGACGGTTTCTCCGACCGGCGCGAGGCGGCCGAGATGGGGGTGATGCGCACCCACGTGATGGTGGCCGACGCGCAGCAGTTCGTGTCGGCAGTGATCCGCATGGTCACCGCCGGAGGCGTGCTGTCGGTGCTGAACCCGCTGATGCTGCCGCTGCTCCTGCTCGCCGTGCTGCCGGCCGGTGTCGGGGCCGTGCTGAGCGCGCGGGTGGACTACGAGATCCACTACGGCAACATCGCCAATCGCAACGTACGCGGGATGATGCGCTGGTGGGCCACCGAGTCCAAGTACAGCGACGAGGTCCGCGCGAACTCCATGGTCGACTATCTCGTCTACTGGTACCGGGCGCTGTCGGACCGGTGCGATCGGCGCACCCTGGCCGCCGCGCCACGAACCCTGCGGATCGCTCTGTTGTCCGCGCTCGCCGGCGGCATCTGCCTGGCGGCGACGTGGGGTGCACTGGCGTGGCTGGCGGTCTCCGGCCGGATCGACCTCGCGGTCGCCGCGACGGCCGTGATCGCGGTGCAGACCATGCTCGCCGCCTTGACCCAGGTCGTCACCGGCGGCGCCGCGGTCTTCCACACCAGCCTGTACCTCGGCGACATGCAGAGCTTCCTTGACGAGGCCGCCGACCGCGCTCCCCAGCGGGGTCCTTGCCGTCTGGCCGCGCCGGTAGACGAGATCCGTCTGGAAGAGGTGGTCTACCAGTACCCGGGCAAGGACAAGCCCGCCGTCGACGGCGTCTCGCTGACCCTGCGGCGCGGTCAGATCCTCGCGATCGTCGGGGCGAACGGTTCCGGGAAGAGCACCCTGACCCGGCTGCTGACCGGCATCTACCTGGCGGACAAGGGCACGGTCTCGTGGAACGGCACCGACCTCGCCGACGCCGACCCGGCCTCGGTCTGGCGCCTGACCGGCCTGGTGCCGCAGATCTTCGGGCAGTGGCCGCTGCGCCTGCGCGAGAACGTGACCCTCGGCCAGCCGCGTACCCACGACGACGCCCCGGTGTGGGAGGCCATTGACGCGGTCGGCCTGCGCGACGCCGTCGAAGACCTCCCCGCCGGTCTCGACACCCTCCTCGCCCGGGACCTGTGGGGCGGCACGGAGCTCTCCGGAGGTCAATGGCAGCGCATCGCGTGTTCCAGGGCCCTGTACCGCCGGCCCGAACTGCTGATCCTCGACGAGCCCACCTCCCAGATGGACCCCCGGGGCGAGCACCAGATCTTCGAGCAGATCAAGGCCATCGCCGCGGACCGCATCACGATCGTGGTCACCCACCGCCTGGAGAACACCAAGATCGCCGACCACATCATCGTGATGGAGCACGGCCGGATCACCGAACAGGGCCGGTACGACGACCTCACCCACGGCGGCGGAACCTTCGCCGAACTCCTGGAACTCTCCCAGGACCGCTGA